From a single Arachis hypogaea cultivar Tifrunner chromosome 3, arahy.Tifrunner.gnm2.J5K5, whole genome shotgun sequence genomic region:
- the LOC112791672 gene encoding cytochrome c oxidase assembly protein COX11, mitochondrial codes for MIWSRLGRRIHLSPYFRTLQNASPESRCLSIVSEVSSYKSISCNIGFQHFFTSTRQLSKLDQELSTKSFHQCFHSLASASQNVRSSGATSGVRHFSSHASKEKKSQKMLLYLTGLVFGMVGVTYAAVPLYRRFCQATGYGGTVQRRETVEEKIARHDKEKTVATREIVVQFNADIADGMPWKFIPTQREVRVKPGESALAFYTAENKSSTPITGVSTYNVTPMKAAVYFNKIQCFCFEEQRLLPGEQIDMPVFFYIDPEIETDPRMDGVNNIILSYTFFKVSEE; via the exons ATGATATGGTCAAGGCTAGGTAGGAGAATCCATCTCTCACCATACTTTAGGACTTTGCAGAATGCCTCTCCTGAATCCAG GTGCCTATCTATTGTTTCTGAAGTATCAAGTTACAAGTCCATTAGTTGTAATATTGGGTTCCAACATTTTTTCACTTCTACAAGACAATTGTCAAAGCTTGACCAGGAACTGAGTACAAAGTCATTCCATCAGTGTTTTCACTCATTGGCCTCTGCTTCACAGAATGTTAGAAGTTCAGGTGCTACATCCGGTGTTAGACATTTTTCGTCTCATGCGTCCAAAGAAAAGAAATCACAAAAGATGCTCTTATATTTGACTGGCTTGGTTTTTGGAATGGTCGGAGTCACCTATGCTGCTGTTCCCTTGTACAGGAGATTTTGTCAAGCAACTGGCTATGGGGGAACTGTTCAAAGGCGTGAG ACTGTTGAAGAAAAGATTGCACGACATGATAAAGAGAAAACAGTTGCCACAAG GGAAATTGTAGTGCAGTTCAATGCTGATATTGCTGATGGCATGCCATGGAAGTTTATTCCTACTCAAAGAGAG GTAAGAGTCAAGCCTGGAGAAAGTGCCCTCGCATTTTATACGGCTGAAAACAAAAGTTCCACTCCAATAACTGGTGTTTCTACATATAATGTCACTCCTATGAAG GCTGCAGTGTACTTCAATAAAATACAATGCTTCTGTTTTGAGGAGCAGCGGCTTCTTCCTGGGGAGCAGATTGACATGCCT GTATTCTTTTACATTGACCCAGAAATTGAGACCGACCCTAGAATGGATGGTGTCAATAACATAATATTATCATACACTTTCTTCAAGGTTTCTGAGGAGTGA